tgtaatgatTACAGCCAAAATACATAGAAAGCGCAACAAGAAATTATCAGCACACAATATTAAAGACAAATTGAAAAAACGAAGATTGGCAATCTAAATTGCATTGAATACATGAAACTTCAAATTGTAGAGAAAAATTGTCCAATTTATGCAGTCTATTCTGACAGAGTGGTATGCCAATATATTCCTAACATTTTTCTTTACTACTTTCTTGCAATTTCAAGAGTATGCCACAACTGCAGCAACCTCCTAAATGCATCACTGCTATGCAATCTTGTATACTATTTCCATCTTTCCAAAATGTTAGATTTGTTACAGAGGGAGTTagcatcaagaaaataaaatttatatcctGGAATCAAATCCTTTGATCCTGCACTCCTTCTCCTCAACTCCTGATACTATCAACCCTGAAAAATATGAACATCTTTCCcgttatcatttaaaatttaccgGCAATCTAAATTCTTGATTTTACTTCATACAcacacaaaaacaaaaagtaaaatgCAACTTATGAACTCCAATTTCATGTAAAAACGGATAATATGCTTCAGCCTCTTAAGAATCTATAAGGCAAACAAGTATACTTACTGACAGTAAAAGTGGGGTATTATAGACAACAGCTTCTACATGTGATGTCTATGTTCATGTGCATCTGAATTATTCTGGATATATGGATACAATTTAATGCATCCAACTACTATGTAATTGATTGATCAGGAAATCCATTACAGATCAATCAACATAGCTATCATAGGATACATGTTTGCCATGACAACCATTACTTTGAAGTCTTGGCTCTTACAGCCCTTATTGCCATCATGAATAACGCCAAACTGATTTACTAAACTAAAATTGTTGATCCATTCACATATAAAGATTGAAGAGTGATAACAAGAAAGGATTACATCTGACTTAGATTCTGAAAGCATCTCTTCTGAAACTGCATTACTTCCAGTACTCCTTTTCATTTCTACTTTTCGCAAAATCCTGAAAGCCGGCAAAAGATATTAACCCTTGGAAGCTCATATATCTTATTACCATAAGTAACAAAAGCAAGCACTAAAAGTCATGCAAGTGACCAAATGCAAAATCTATTTTGTTTTACTCCTAAGAGGAAGCCCATCCCAGGCAATGCTAACATCCTTACCACTAGACTAAATCAAAAAGTATAAGcataaattaattgtaaaattaaatcaGGTGTATCTAGATTCAACAATCTCCACTTGAATTTTCTATTCAACACTTAAACTAAAGCAAGAAGCATTGATTACAATCAATGAACAGTCAGACAGAAAATGCAGTATCATACTCGCTAACGAATCAATGAACAATTAGGTAGAAAATGCAGTATCATACTCGTTAACAAAAATTCAACCATAAAAGCACTAGGAAATTGAAAAATGGAGACAACAAGAAATATCAAGATTCAGCTGCCTTGATCAAAATGTTGGAGCACATGAACGAAGCAATAGGAAATTGAAaatcaattaagaaaaatgatcGATACTGACTCATTTGCCAAAAGAAACCACATAATTGCAGTGAATATCAACTGTCAAAATAAGTAGGGAAAACAGAATAGAGTAAGCAAACCTTTCAATAGCCCTAGTCTCCACTTCATCATAACGATCGACGATCCTGCAATAAGAAAAAGCAAGTTAATACGCTAAATAAAAAGCTTaacttataaagaaaaaagaaagatgagaaAGAAACCAGTCAAAAGCGATTTTAGTGCCGAAAGCTACCCCAGCGGCTATACCTACAGTTCCGGTCGCGACACCAGCTGCAAGTCCAAGAAAATCATAACAATCGTTTGGAGAGAATGGCCAAGGAAAGAGGATAAAGAAGACCAGCATACGTACCGCCATAGGCCACCTTTTCGGATGTCCGATCCATTGATTGCATGTGCTCCCTGTCATTTCATTCTTTTTCAATCAGAAACAAACTACAACAGATTTAAcggatatttttaaaaacgaGAACGTTACCATAATTGTTTAATTCCCTCCATTCCCTTTTCTCTCTTGTTGAGATCGGGATGGCAAACAAAACCCTAgacaaacaataaaaaaattcaaatatttgaaattaaatgattttctCAAGCTCATTCAGAATGCAATCCCGCGCCATCTGCGGAAATATAGTCCTCCTGAATCTCGAGCCCTGCACCAGTGGCCCAAGCCCAATACTCGAATGGGCCACCGTCTCCATTTTGATCAAAGGAGAGGTGGGGCGTACAACGGCTACTTGGGACCCACCATTTCTATAATTTGTCCTAAATCTGTGCAACATTTTCAGTCTTTTATCCCACTGCTTTCTACGCCGaaccataaaaaagaaaactcgaACTAAAAAGAGTGGAAAGAGTAGACCAACATTCTTTTCAATTCTCTCATCATGTTGGGAAACTAGTGGAATCTTTTACGAGATTAGggttcttttccttctttctcttttctattcTCTCTCTGCCTCGCCTTAAAATTCACAAGTCTTAGCTGATAATGATACTCAACAAGCTTTGCTGCTTAAAACTTGGGTGTATTATTTTCTGTCATCTTCTTTTAGCTGCTTTTGTTTGCTCCGAGGACCACGGTAATgtgctcttttcttttaaaaactttataatCTTGAAATGTTCATTCTGAGTTTTTagttgtgttttttttttttttttgactgATGAATTAAAACATTGAATGTGGAATGAGAGTCTCTTCCCTGCTGCCCCCttttgatgattatgtgtttcttctgttttgtttgtttcgAAACCAAAGATACcataattctatatttgagttTTGGAACCCAAGGAGCAGGGAATGTTAAAAGTTCTTGACATACTAAAGAAAAACTGGGATACTTGAAATTTAGTGTTCAGGTAAGCGAATTTACCTTACTAGACAGAATTTCaactttagaaaaatattttctatgcATCAGTTACTATAATTTCATGCTGACTATTTGAGGTAGCACATTTCAGAACCAAGAAAGGCTTATAGTATCACTATCGCTCATTTCCCTTTCCATTAATTGGAAAAATGGTGGCATGCTTTGGTGAATTAACCAGTATATTGTGTATATTTGACTATATTAAACCAACCATCGAGTCCTTGCGCTGTTGATGTTTTGCAAATGATGTCGCAATGCACAGAATTTGCTCCTTGCAGAATTCATATATAACATCTTGCATGAAAGAACTTGCTGACTAACGCTTGCAATATTTTTGCTCTATTCAGAAGGTTGAGGTGTTTCTatgcctttttttctttctaaaaccATGTTTCTTATGTAGCTTGAAAGCTGTAGTTAGAAAACCGAACTTAGCTACTGATCACATCTCTAAGTTTCTATAGCTATTGGAGGTCTCATAAAACTTAGCAATTTACAAGATAAGGGATCATGTTAGCTGTGTGGCTACCCTGAAACAACCTATGTTGGTCGAACCAGGTTTGTACCAAGCACAGTTGTCCTCATCAGTGTGAATTCTAGGGAACATGTTTAGTATCATAAAgcaaattcatatttatatatttgaagaAAATCAGTAACTGGGGACTAGTTGAGTACCTAGTGAAGTTGTGTTTTCAGAAACCACTAATTGATGGATCGCCCCAATAACCTGAATAATATTTGAgattttctcataattattacttttatccAAGATATGAAATTTTCTTAGTGTAACTTATTGATGCTTGACAAACAGGAAATCCTGCGAATGATCTTGTAGATATCATTAACAAGAATCGAACAGCCCAAAAACTTCCAGAGCTTAATGACAGCCCTGGTCTTGGCTGCATGGCCCTGCAATATGTTGAATTATGCAAGAGCAACTGCACTGGAAACAGTGCTGTAAACTGCAAACCACCTGAAGATGACTTCACTGAGGTTTTTGCTCCCAATTGTGGTGTAGAGCTGCCCACTTTTGGTACTATAACAGGTCACATTGTAGGTTGCGAACTGAAGTATGTTGAGCCATCACAAGCCTTTTCTCAAGTTCTTATTAAAGACAACAGAACTTTGTCCtttctgaaaaataaaacacacaCAGAGGTGGGAGTAGGCTTCGTTGGGTTTCACAAGGGCCCTTTCTTCTggtgtattttatttagtaatgGACAAACAAATTCTACATTTGTTCTTGAAGATCGTGGCCAAGGGATTAAGCAGAAGAAAGGATGCTACAGTGGAAGTACTTTTGCATGTAGCAGCGGACAGAGGATCAGCGTGTCATTGAGAAATACTGTGAGCTTTGCTTTTATAGGTACTTACCTATTTCTACATTGGCATCAAAACCAGTTTGTGACATTGTGAATTACTACTTGCAGAATTTGCATTCAATATTGAGAAGGGGAACTTGAAATACAATTGTAAAAGATTCATTATGAGAGATGCAAAATTCTCCACTTTTTGTCATTTGTTTTGCGGTTTCTTTGTAAAGTTAGAAAATGGGAATTATTTAAGTGCCATATGCAGTGCCAAGAATGGGAATACAAAATGCAATTCTCCTGCCTTCCATAGAGACAAAGGCATCTCATTATTGGGCTGAGCTTGATTCAAGCTTTCGAAGGGCCTTTTCAGGAAATCAGTTGGGGGTTTTCAATTGGCATCATATTATTAGTTACTTGAGTTGCCCTTGCCCAGTCCGATTTCCTATTTGTATATTATTACAAACAGCAGGGGAAAGGAGGTGGATGTAGTTACAAGAGTAAATGCTAATAATGGCATCTACGTTGTAGCTAAATTCTGAGAACCGAACAGCTATAAACTGCCTTCCTTTATGATACCAGCCTTTTCGTACTACATCTTTGCCTACTAAGCTTTCTAGTAATATACGTATGAAATACTCGGTATGTCAACTGAATCCCATAACCTGCAAAGCTCATTCGTTGAGCCTATTGTTGCATCCAggatttttaactttttcttttatcaattcaAAATCTGGGTATGTGATTGTATATGGACACATCTGGTAATGCAGGGCCCATGTTCAAGGATGATTGAAATGGAAGGGGGAAAGAAggcaatattttataaaatgtgcACTCTTATGTTATGTTATAGTGAGTATTTCAAATTCCACTTTATCCTGTACCCTACCTCCTGTGCTCCTTACctaaaatcaaacttattGAGGGGTTGCAATTTCAATGCATGTAATTGTAAACTAAAAAAACCAGAGCAGTTCACCGCATTTTAGCACGAAACAAGGCAATCTCAGGCGTTTGAACTTTGGTCATCAATGCTTTAATGCTCACTGAATACTAGCTTTTctagtattaattaataattaatagtcaTAACTGCTCTTACCATTTTTCCATACATCTGCAGATTACAATATCAGTTGGACAGCACATCCATCTCTCAAGTACAGATGGAGAAGTAGGTAAAGCTGAAGGAGAATTCGAGTAAGAACCCACATTTTGACCACACTCGAcacaaacaaaataatatcaaagtCAGTTGACTACTAGAAGAAGTCTATATCGTTAAAGTTGTGCCATTTGGTTATTGAGCACAGCAagttattaaacaaataacaGAAATTTATAGGTAATATTTCACTTGCAAAGTAGCACTAATGCTCAGCTGTATTAACAAGAAACCGTATCTCTATATGTATCTGGTAGAGATGTCTTTACCTAAAAACACcagcaaaagaaaagcaatggaaaaatctataaactgccaaaagaaaaagggaaaataaagcaatataatcatgtttattaattaagacGGAGCTATAATAGCCCTTGAATTCAAAGAGCTAAGTTTTTATTACGATCAAGTGATGAATTTTGAGTGCTACGGAAATCAGAGTCCACGAGAGAGTATATAATGCAGTACAATACGAGTCCACCATTGAcgatcaaaaaagaaaaaagaggtatGCATGGTATGGTACGATATGAACATTTGCGTACAATTTCAAACCTTACCTCCATCTCATAGTGGCATCTTCATAGATTCCCGATCAATTTTCCTACTTTTATCTTATCTACACCAACGCAAAGATGGCAGGATCAGGAAGCAAGGTATACCATTCTTTCCACATCATATTTTGCTTTCTCCACTCCTTTCTTTGGATTTGTCGCGTGACGTCATTCTCGTGCTTTTCCATTTTAGACTAGTTAGAGCAAAAAATAGAGTGCACAAAGGTAAACCGGTGAATTAGAATTGGCCTGACTACATGGCACGTATTTACGATTCATACCCCCGAGAACCAACGGAACATTTCGGTGATTTCCTCTCCCACCCGATTTGCTTCGACGTCGTAATCTCCGAGACTACCAATCTCACTTCGACGACTGCTTCCGGTGAAGAGCCTTCCAGAACTTCGAAACGATAGAGAACTGGACAGTCTGTCGACGTAGTCCTTGAGCCAACTCCTCCCGCCTCCGGATACTTGGGAGGCTAGGTTAGAGTCCTGCCTCGAATGAGTTCCACCTTCCTTATCCGAAACACTTCTCCTATGCGTTTGGCTCATGGTAACCTCTGAGTCTTCATCCACTACGTACTCAAATGAGCCGACGGAGTAGGAACTTCTTGGCTCAGACGCTGTTTGGCGCCGACTGATGGAGCCGATCTCAAGTCGGAAGCTTTCTGGAGGTGCAGCATCAGGTGAGAGCGACTTTAAGAGGTCCGAGTCTGAGGCATGAATTGGAGATCGACAGAGAGGACACGTCTGATTAGAGTGAAGCCACGTGTCTATGCAATGGATATGAAAAGCATGGCAGCAGAGCGGCAGGAGACGGAGCTGATCTTGGGGTTCGAACTTAGACAAGCAAACGGCGCAGTCTCCGGAGGAGCTAGTGGAACGGCGTTTGATGGAGCTGAAAGTGAAAAGAGGGAGAGAGTCGATAATGGAGAAAGCAGGAGATTCAGGTGAAACACGGTTGGAAGCAGTGATGGTGGGGGGGGAGGGGGCGGGGGAGGGGGAGGGAGGAGAGGGAGAAAGGTGGCGGAGACAGCGGCGGTTGAGATGGCGGAGAAGGAGGCAGAGAGAGATGGAGAGGAGGAAAGTAATGGAGAGGATTAAGAGAATAACAAGGATGCTAGGTTTAAGAGTTTGAAAGGGAGAAGGACGGGGCTGTTGATCAGTGCGGTTGGTtaatggaagaagaagaggcggCGTCGAAGAGATTGACATTGACTTCTTTTGGTTGATTAATAAtaagaggaggaggaggaggaaggCAGTTGCGTTTGTAACAAGGTAGGTTTTGGTTGGGGT
The Ricinus communis isolate WT05 ecotype wild-type chromosome 1, ASM1957865v1, whole genome shotgun sequence DNA segment above includes these coding regions:
- the LOC8266662 gene encoding E3 ubiquitin-protein ligase ATL4; the protein is MSISSTPPLLLPLTNRTDQQPRPSPFQTLKPSILVILLILSITFLLSISLCLLLRHLNRRCLRHLSPSPPSPSPAPSPPTITASNRVSPESPAFSIIDSLPLFTFSSIKRRSTSSSGDCAVCLSKFEPQDQLRLLPLCCHAFHIHCIDTWLHSNQTCPLCRSPIHASDSDLLKSLSPDAAPPESFRLEIGSISRRQTASEPRSSYSVGSFEYVVDEDSEVTMSQTHRRSVSDKEGGTHSRQDSNLASQVSGGGRSWLKDYVDRLSSSLSFRSSGRLFTGSSRRSEIGSLGDYDVEANRVGEEITEMFRWFSGV
- the LOC8266663 gene encoding uncharacterized protein LOC8266663; translated protein: MILNKLCCLKLGCIIFCHLLLAAFVCSEDHGNPANDLVDIINKNRTAQKLPELNDSPGLGCMALQYVELCKSNCTGNSAVNCKPPEDDFTEVFAPNCGVELPTFGTITGHIVGCELKYVEPSQAFSQVLIKDNRTLSFLKNKTHTEVGVGFVGFHKGPFFWCILFSNGQTNSTFVLEDRGQGIKQKKGCYSGSTFACSSGQRISVSLRNTVSFAFIGTYLFLHWHQNQFVTL